GTCACTCTCTTTTTTCCGTTTCCTCTTTCCATACAAATCTGCAACAAAACCAAACGCGCAAAGCAAAGCCAAACATACTGAAAAAGggcacaaatatatatatatatatatatatacacacacacagtTGCTTGCACGATCTTCAACCCAAAACGACCTTTTTGTGAGCTTCCATAGTAAACTCTTTAACCCCTTCTTCTATTTCGTATTTCTTTAGTTGCCTTAGCTTTCTGGTTAAGCAGAGACTTGTTTAATACTTGGacgtaataatataaaagaaaggtACTTCTTCTCCTTGCTTTTTGttatccattttctttcttttttcggCATTTCCTTACATTTAAAGGGTTTTtattttgggggggggggggagttGAGAGAAAATGTTGTGTGGGTTTTGGTTTTTGGGTGGTCTGGAAATGTGATACTGGAGATGGGTTTGGAGTGAAAATCGAGTTTTTCTCCTGCTTTGCTTTGGGAGtttcttgttttatttgttttgaattatatggattttccttttcttgttccttttttttttctggtaaAAGTTGCTTTATTATCGAACTCttgaattgtttttataaaaaaatttgttttagtcGTGATTTTAATGAGATTTGTTGATGGAAGCTtagtttttatgtttctttttggTATGAATTTGAGGTGAGACATAGCCTTCATTGATGGATTATTGATCAGTTTCTAAGGTTGGTAGATTAGAGAATGATTCAACCCTTTCTTTTATTGCTTTGCCTAAATTGCTTGTTGATGTAATCCCCCAAAGAAATTGTAACCTAAAGAATTTGCTTTTGAATTGGTTCATATAGTTATTAACTGTTTGATTGAACAGTAAACCTTGTGGTACTGTATACTTgatgctttgttttttttcagaaattttccattttgattgtacattaaacaaaaagaaatttacgAAACACTACTTGGCTGTTTATTGTATTTACCGAAAAATGCTTTAATTGTTACAGTTGAATCAAACTGGATATGCCaaatgattcttttttttttatgacatTTCTAGAACAAGAATGTATGATGAAATCAAACTCAATTGTTTATATATGAAATGGTTGTATttatctcttcctttttttgtCCTTGTTCTTGTATGCTTTCTAGTTCATGCTGATTTTTGCCTCTCGAAGTTTACTTCAAGATTAATTCGATCATAGGAACTAGCTCCTAGTAGCCTTTAATCTTTTATGTCTTGTTCTCCGGGTAGACAGATTTTGGTAATCGCTCGAGCCTAATGATATTCAGTATAATAGCAGAATACAGCTAGATTGGTTCTTTTATATGCTTCATTCATCTAGCAGCCccttttaatgtatttaatctACTTGAAAACTGACTAATATAGTTTTGGTTGGTTTTCAGGATTATCTGTTTTCTCAACTTTGATTCTCTTCTACATATCTGATGGCTGAGGAGAGTATTGGTTCACCGGTGACACTAGATATTTCTGGGTCAGACAGGGGCAATTTGAGAAGAAACTCCTTGGCAGTAGCAGATTCGGTGAGCAGCAGAGAAAAAACTCTTCCTCGTTATTTGAGAGCTTCTACCGGTTCGTGTCATGATTTCTGCAAATATGGAAAGAAGCATGAATCTGAAGAGATCGCTAGACATCCTTTCCGGAAGAGGATTGTGAAAAAGCTGTGTGATGAGCCAAATTTATTTCGGAGCTTAGACTTAGTGCAGAGGAAGCTGACATCCACAACTGAATCCAAATCTTTTCCCAATTCCCAATCTCATACCCCTGATATGCCTGACACCATTGAGCTTCAGTTGCCCACTTGCTCTCCCAGTGGAAATAATTCTAGGATACATGGTGTTCagttgaagaaagaaaagacaTCAGCTGCAAAGCTTAAGTCTAAACATCCACCCAATTTCCGTAGTCGCCACAAAAGCTCTGATGTTGTCACGGCTGGAGTGTCGACAAACTCTTCCAACAGCCAAATTCCTAGGAATGATGAAGTACTGTTGGAGGAAAAAAAGACATCAATTGCAAAGCTCAGATCTTCACCCAATTTGAAATCCCGCTCATCCGATGCCTCGAAAGTCATGCAGAAGGGTGGATCAACATCTTCTAAGAAAGTAGGAATCTCTTCGAAAGAAGTCTCATCGAAACCTAATGACAAAAACTTTTCTAAAGCACTTGGTACTTCTTCGAAGCCGAAATCTCAGGCAGAAAAGCTTCCTTTGGTTTCTGCCCCTTCAGGAGCTTCAAGTGTTAAGAGAAACAGTGGAAGTAGTGATACAAAGATGGGGAAGAGGACTGTGACCTCCAAAGTAGCTGTAAAGAAAGCATTGGCATCGCCAAGAGCCTCATTGTCTCCAAGAGCTTCTCTCGCTAGAGCTACAAGTCTAACTGCAAGGAAGAACCTAAACTTAAAAGTTGTGCCTCTACAGAAGAATCAGAACAAAGTTGAAAAGGCTGAATCAGAGCAACCTCCCGATGAACAAAAGGTACGCAATAACAACGCACTTGAAGAGAAAACCCTGTATGTGATCAAGATGGAGACAGAAAATATGTTGTTGGAAtctgataaaaatgaaaattgtgcTGCTGAATTGCCTCCACCTGTTGCTTTATCTCCCAAGTCATCCTCCCTTACAATGTCTCCACCTTTGTCATCACATGGTGGGAGAGATGAAGATGAGTCTGAGTATACAGAGGATGACTCGGACTCTGAATATtatgaagatgatgaagatgaaacTGTAAATACTGAAGAAGTAGAACATTTGGAACGAGAAAATGGCGGAAGGTCCAGAAAGGGTAGGATGGTATTCTCTGAAGAAAAGGATAGCCGGCCTGTGAAATTATCTTTTAGGAGAGGAAAGGTTGTTGACATTCAGACTGAGAATAATGGTCCAAGGAGGCTCAAGTTCAGGCGAGGAAGATTACTTGGGGTCAACCAAAATATTAAGGCTGAGCGGAGAACCTTTAGGACAAGAGAAGTTGATGGCGACATGAATGACAATGAACCTGGTGGGGAAAAAGTTGTTTTGAGACACCAGGGTTTGCagggaaagaaagatgaaaagggTTTGTTTAACAATGTCATCGAAGAAACTGCTAGTAAACTCGTTGAAACCCGGAAAAGTAAGGTTAAGGCCTTGGTTGGTGCTTTTGAAACCGTCATCTCCCTCCAAGACGGCAAACCTTCATCAAACACCGTCACTTGAGTTGTGAAGAACATCTCTAATAACAGTAGGTTTACAGGGAAGAGGGGGTAGGAGAATAAAGCTAAGCTTTTGAGAGGTTACTCCGAGATTACACAGCTATTGAAGTTTGAAAGTAGATTTTCACTGTTTTGACTTCGAAACTCCTAGGTCTTGATTCGAACGCGAGATTCCGTGTGTACTGATCTTGACATACTTCACATACAGTCTTGCCAAGGGtgtgcttcttcttttttccgaAGTTATACTACGAATGATTTTCTATCTTGTGAATAAAGCAATATACTCATGACTTCCATTTACTGTTAGGAGATAATGTGGACGCCTGATAACTCAGATTTACGTAGTTGTGTCTTGTTTTTTCGTGGTTCATTTTCTATTCTAGAAATGTCATGACTGATTCTGTTTTTGGTTGGTTTATCATAAGTGTGTGCATTGCTGTATATTCTATTCCAAAGTATCCTTTAAACATGTAAGGTATATATTTATGTTCTATACTTGTACTTGAATCCTACCAACATCTTTTCATTCTCTTTGAAAGTGGAGGACACTCTTTTATTCTATCTTTTATTTGATGACCTCATCATCaattattagaaataatatattaatcaaataataattttggaaccTTTGAGGCTTCGGGTTTGAGTCTCGCATTATGTAAAATATGCGGTTTGTTtagttaagtttaattattgaatttggtGTTTGGAAGAATTGAATTTATTGGAATTGTtataacttcaatttttttttgaatatttaactCAATAATTGTAGCTGgctgctattattattattattggtggTGTTGTAAAAATTTGGCTACCTCAATCTTGACCAAATCGTTAGGTCTGAGATATGAGATGATACATTCATTGCCgaagtaattataattttgtttcaatATTCATTGAGATgaataatacaacaattaagttataaaacttttgaaaatattgtttattaaaatCCGGGTTATAAGTAGGCTTACAAAAGCTCTCATGATACTCCGGTAACAagtgaaggactaaattgtaaaaataatcaaaacaagAGATGCGGCCGCAACATCAAAATATGGATGTCCCGACACCAAATGTAGTAACAAGATGTCACGACTTCATTTGAAGTGAGTCgcgaccagggagataggatgtTGACGTCGCAACTTCAATAAGggtgttagagttgtgtgactcaaattccttttaaagaaatcaaatacaGTGGCAAAATAGGAGGATCTGTGGGGGCGAAGGCCGAGGGCTGAAGTACACTTCTTCTATTTGAAATTGATTGTACAGGTAGAATCCATATAGAACTTCTTTCattctatttgacattgattaggataggttttcaacctataaatagaagtagtcgaaactcctcttgtatcattcaaattcgaaattagtgaattttcttctcctctgcccgtgattttttcc
The sequence above is a segment of the Gossypium raimondii isolate GPD5lz chromosome 4, ASM2569854v1, whole genome shotgun sequence genome. Coding sequences within it:
- the LOC105779976 gene encoding uncharacterized protein LOC105779976 yields the protein MAEESIGSPVTLDISGSDRGNLRRNSLAVADSVSSREKTLPRYLRASTGSCHDFCKYGKKHESEEIARHPFRKRIVKKLCDEPNLFRSLDLVQRKLTSTTESKSFPNSQSHTPDMPDTIELQLPTCSPSGNNSRIHGVQLKKEKTSAAKLKSKHPPNFRSRHKSSDVVTAGVSTNSSNSQIPRNDEVLLEEKKTSIAKLRSSPNLKSRSSDASKVMQKGGSTSSKKVGISSKEVSSKPNDKNFSKALGTSSKPKSQAEKLPLVSAPSGASSVKRNSGSSDTKMGKRTVTSKVAVKKALASPRASLSPRASLARATSLTARKNLNLKVVPLQKNQNKVEKAESEQPPDEQKVRNNNALEEKTLYVIKMETENMLLESDKNENCAAELPPPVALSPKSSSLTMSPPLSSHGGRDEDESEYTEDDSDSEYYEDDEDETVNTEEVEHLERENGGRSRKGRMVFSEEKDSRPVKLSFRRGKVVDIQTENNGPRRLKFRRGRLLGVNQNIKAERRTFRTREVDGDMNDNEPGGEKVVLRHQGLQGKKDEKGLFNNVIEETASKLVETRKSKVKALVGAFETVISLQDGKPSSNTVT